In one Zalophus californianus isolate mZalCal1 chromosome 10, mZalCal1.pri.v2, whole genome shotgun sequence genomic region, the following are encoded:
- the LOC113933466 gene encoding septin-10-like isoform X1 has translation MTSEVVWHLLYQSHMPTKTTCMSSQVSDDEQKQTKEDIHSLTMSGHVGFESLPDQLVNRSIQQDFCFNILCVGETGIRKSTLIDALFNTNFEDHGSSHFYPHVRLRAQTYELHESNVRLKLTIVNTVGFGDQINKEESYQSIVDYIDAQFEVCLQEELKIKCSLFNYHDSRIHVCLYFISPTGHSLKPLDLLTMKSLDSKVNIIPVIAKADAISKAELQKFKIKLMSELVSNGVQIYQFPTDDETIAKINASMNGHLPFAVVGSMDEVKVGNKMVKARQYPWGVVQVENENHCDFVKPREMLICTNMEDLREQTHTRHYELYRHCKLEEMGFTDVSPENKPLSLQETYEAKRHEFYGERQRKEEEMKEMFVQRVKEKQAILKEAERELQAKFEHLKRVHQEERMKLEEKRRLLEEEIIAFSKKKATSEIYQNQSYMASGSNLKKDKDHKNSNFM, from the coding sequence atgacctctgAGGTGGTGTGGCACCTGCTCTATCAGTCTCACATGCCAACAAAAACAACTTGTATGTCCTCACAAGTATCTGATGatgaacagaaacaaacaaaggaaGATATTCATTCTTTAACTATGTCTGGCCATGTTGGTTTTGAGAGTTTGCCTGATCAGCTGGTCAACAGATCCATTCAGCAAGACTTCTGTTTTAATATTCTCTGTGTGGGGGAGACTGGAATTAGAAAATCAACGCTGATTGACGCATTGTTTAATACTAATTTTGAAGACCATGGATCCTCACATTTTTACCCACATGTTAGACTTAGAGCCCAGACATATGAACTCCATGAAAGTAATGTTCGATTGAAATTGACCATTGTGAATACAGTAGGATTTGGTGACcaaataaacaaagaagagaGCTACCAATCGATAGTTGACTACATAGATGCTCAGTTTGAGGTCTGTCTCCAAGAGGAGCTGAAGATCAAGTGCTCTCTCTTTAACTACCATGATTCTCGCATCCACGTGTGCCTTTACTTCATCTCCCCTACAGGTCACTCTCTGAAGCCACTGGATCTCTTAACAATGAAGAGCCTTGACAGCAAGGTGAACATTATACCAGTGATTGCCAAAGCAGATGCAATTTCTAAAGCTGAATTACAGAAGTTTAAGATCAAGCTCATGAGTGAATTGGTTAGCAACGGTGTTCAGATATACCAGTTTCCAACAGACGATGAAACTATTGCTAAAATCAATGCTTCAATGAATGGACATTTGCCGTTTGCTGTTGTAGGAAGTATGGATGAGGTAAAAGTCGGAAATAAGATGGTCAAAGCTCGCCAGTACCCTTGGGGTGTTGTTCAAGTGGAAAATGAAAACCACTGTGACTTTGTAAAGCCCCGGGAAATGCTCATTTGTACAAACATGGAAGATCTGCGAGAACAGACCCACACTAGGCATTATGAACTTTACAGGCATTGCAAACTGGAGGAAATGGGCTTTACAGATGTGAGCCCAGAGAATAAGCCACTCAGTCTTCAAGAGACCTATGAAGCCAAAAGACATGAATTTTATGGTGAACgtcagaggaaggaagaagaaatgaaggagatGTTTGTGCAGCGAGTAAAGGAGAAACAAGCCATATTGAAAGAAGCTGAAAGAGAGCTGCAGGCCAAATTTGAACACCTTAAAAGAGTTCATCAAGAAGAGAGAATGAAGCTTGAAGAGAAGAGAAGActcttggaagaagaaataattgctttctcaaaaaagaaagctACCTCAGAGATATACCAGAACCAGTCCTACATGGCATCGGGCAGCAACCTAAAGAAGGACAAGGACCATAAGAACTCCAATTTTATGTAA
- the LOC113933466 gene encoding septin-10-like isoform X2, translating into MTSEVVWHLLYQSHMPTKTTCMSSQVSDDEQKQTKEDIHSLTMSGHVGFESLPDQLVNRSIQQDFCFNILCVGETGIRKSTLIDALFNTNFEDHGSSHFYPHVRLRAQTYELHESNVRLKLTIVNTVGFGDQINKEESYQSIVDYIDAQFEVCLQEELKIKCSLFNYHDSRIHVCLYFISPTGHSLKPLDLLTMKSLDSKVNIIPVIAKADAISKAELQKFKIKLMSELVSNGVQIYQFPTDDETIAKINASMNGHLPFAVVGSMDEVKVGNKMVKARQYPWGVVQVENENHCDFVKPREMLICTNMEDLREQTHTRHYELYRHCKLEEMGFTDVSPENKPLKSCRPNLNTLKEFIKKRE; encoded by the exons atgacctctgAGGTGGTGTGGCACCTGCTCTATCAGTCTCACATGCCAACAAAAACAACTTGTATGTCCTCACAAGTATCTGATGatgaacagaaacaaacaaaggaaGATATTCATTCTTTAACTATGTCTGGCCATGTTGGTTTTGAGAGTTTGCCTGATCAGCTGGTCAACAGATCCATTCAGCAAGACTTCTGTTTTAATATTCTCTGTGTGGGGGAGACTGGAATTAGAAAATCAACGCTGATTGACGCATTGTTTAATACTAATTTTGAAGACCATGGATCCTCACATTTTTACCCACATGTTAGACTTAGAGCCCAGACATATGAACTCCATGAAAGTAATGTTCGATTGAAATTGACCATTGTGAATACAGTAGGATTTGGTGACcaaataaacaaagaagagaGCTACCAATCGATAGTTGACTACATAGATGCTCAGTTTGAGGTCTGTCTCCAAGAGGAGCTGAAGATCAAGTGCTCTCTCTTTAACTACCATGATTCTCGCATCCACGTGTGCCTTTACTTCATCTCCCCTACAGGTCACTCTCTGAAGCCACTGGATCTCTTAACAATGAAGAGCCTTGACAGCAAGGTGAACATTATACCAGTGATTGCCAAAGCAGATGCAATTTCTAAAGCTGAATTACAGAAGTTTAAGATCAAGCTCATGAGTGAATTGGTTAGCAACGGTGTTCAGATATACCAGTTTCCAACAGACGATGAAACTATTGCTAAAATCAATGCTTCAATGAATGGACATTTGCCGTTTGCTGTTGTAGGAAGTATGGATGAGGTAAAAGTCGGAAATAAGATGGTCAAAGCTCGCCAGTACCCTTGGGGTGTTGTTCAAGTGGAAAATGAAAACCACTGTGACTTTGTAAAGCCCCGGGAAATGCTCATTTGTACAAACATGGAAGATCTGCGAGAACAGACCCACACTAGGCATTATGAACTTTACAGGCATTGCAAACTGGAGGAAATGGGCTTTACAGATGTGAGCCCAGAGAATAAGCCACTCA AGAGCTGCAGGCCAAATTTGAACACCTTAAAAGAGTTCATCAAGAAGAGAGAATGA
- the LRRC52 gene encoding leucine-rich repeat-containing protein 52 isoform X2 has product MSLASGPGPGWLLFSFGMGLVSGSKCPNNCQCQAQEVICTGIQLAEYPPDVPLSTRRLYLNDNRITFLPAMNLGLLSDLVYLDCRNNLIREVMDYTFIGVFKLIYLDLSSNNLTLISPYSFSMLSNLVQLNISNNPHLFSLNKYTFANTSSLRYLDLRNTGLQTLDNAAFQNLLTLQILYLSGNPWKCNCSFLDFTIYLIVSHLNHPGLHQKKPSNDTLTRCTENHSILKELTYSFCKHENHSRNGDDHTPD; this is encoded by the exons ATGTCCCTTGCTTCAGGCCCTGGGCCCGGGTGGTTACTCTTTTCCTTTGGAATGGGACTGGTCTCGGGGTCAAAGTGTCCAAATAATTGTCAGTGTCAAGCCCAGGAAGTGATCTGCACAGGGATCCAGTTAGCCGAGTACCCCCCTGATGTACCCCTGAGCACTCGGAGGCTATACTTGAATGATAACCGCATCACCTTTTTGCCAGCGATGAATCTAGGACTCCTCAGTGACCTTGTTTACTTGGACTGTCGGAATAACCTGATTCGCGAGGTGATGGATTATACCTTCATCGGGGTCTTCAAACTCATCTACCTTGATCTCAGCTCCAACAACCTAACCTTGATCTCCCCATACAGTTTCTCCATGCTCAGCAACCTGGTGCAGCTGAACATCTCCAACAACCCTCACCTGTTCTCTCTGAACAAGTACACCTTTGCCAACACCAGCTCTCTAAGGTACCTGGACCTCAGAAACACCGGCTTGCAGACCTTGGACAATGCTGCCTTCCAAAACCTCCTAACACTACAGATCCTGTATCTGAGTGGAAACCCATGGAAATGCAACTGCTCCTTCCTGGACTTCACCATCTACTTAATAGTGTCCCATCTGAACCATCCAG GTCTTCATCAAAAGAAACCCTCCAATGATACACTCACCAGATGCACTGAAAACCATTCCATCCTCAAAGAGCTTACATACTCATTTTGCAAACATGAAAATCACAGCAGAAATGGAG ATGATCACACTCCCGACTGA